Proteins found in one Triticum urartu cultivar G1812 chromosome 4, Tu2.1, whole genome shotgun sequence genomic segment:
- the LOC125554860 gene encoding uncharacterized protein LOC125554860: MALSSSWDGSNVHEDHVEFLHRMRRLPGEDLVRVRRAPEREISPTLEEGANADLRVQLSEVQAALRAKETEYDALVLERDRLAKKLADQEESHKAALKKAQDSEDALKAEFETEAAGWAETRQALNEGFGRIEDLIDDYFPGYSTFAAQTIEAHREACC; this comes from the exons atggcgctgtcgagctcgtgggacggctccaatgTCCACGAGGATCACGTCGAGTTCCTCCACCGGATGCGGCGCCTACCGGGCGAGGACCTCGTGCGGGTTCGTCGGGCGCCggagagggagatctcgccgaCGCTGGAGGAag gagccaacgccgacttgagggtGCAGCTCAGCGAGGTGCAGGCCGCCCTTCGTGCCAAGGAAACCGAGTAcgacgccttggtcctggagcgtgaccgcctggccaagaagctggctgaccaggaggagagccacaaggcggccctgaagaaggcgcaggataGTGAAGACGCCttgaaggccgagttcgagactgaagcggcgggctgggctgagaccAGGCAAGCGCTGAATGAGGGCTTCGGCCGTATTGAGGATTTGATCGACG actactttcccggctactccacCTTTGctgcccaaaccatcgaggcccatcgtgAAGCGTGCTGTTAG